AAGATGATAAAAAAGTGGGGCTTTTATAAATTTCTTATATTGAAATAAAATATTTTATTTATTTACTTTATGAAATTATAATAAAGTAATTTTATAAAAAAGGAGAAAAAATGAAACCAAATTTAATCCTTGGAAAAGGCGGCATAGGCGATACTCAAAAAAGTTTTGGTTACACAACTGCTGTTAAAATAGGAAATATTGTAAAAATTTCTGGTCAAGGCGGCTGGGATGAAAGTGGTGTAAATTTTCCACACAAAGACATAAAAGATGAGATAATTCAAGCTTGCGATAATGTCGAGTGGGCGTTAAATTCAGCTGGTGCTAGCTGGAAGGATGTATATAGTGTAACGAGTTATTTTACCGTTCCTTTTACAGATGAAATTCATATGGTTTTATCATCTGAGTTTAACAAAAGATGTGGAAAATCTCCCATCTGGACGCAGCTTGGCGTGAGGGAGCTTGGAAATAAACCAATGAGAGTTGAGATAGTTGTCGAGGCATTTGTAGAGTAAAGGATAAAATTATGGAATATATAGAAAATATTATGCAAAACCGCTACTCTTGTAGGGAGTATAAGACTAAAAAGATTGATGATGAAGTTATTAAGGAGATTATAAATTTAACCAGACTAACCCCTAGTTCGCTTGCTTTGGAGCCTTGGAAATTTGTAGTAATTAGTAAAAATTTAGATAAGCTTGGTGAGATTTGTTACAATCAATCTCAAGTGAGTAACTGCTCACATGCTGTTGTTATAATGGCAAGAACTGATCTAAAAAGCACGGATGAGTATATTATGAATATTGCTAAAACAAGACTTAGGGGAAGGGATAAATTTCTATCCATGATAGCTAGCAAAGCAGATAAAAAAAGCAAAGATGAACTCGAAGGGTATGCCTCTCTTCAGTGCTATATGGCATTAGCAAATTTGGTAAATATAGCTTACTCTAAAGGTGTAAAAAGCTGTATAATCGGAGGCTTTGATAAAGAAAAACTTACTAAATTTCTAAATCTAGGAGATCATTTAAGCCCTTGCATAGTAGTAAGCCTAGGACTTAGTGATAAAGAAAGCCCAAAAAAGATAAGAAAAAGCTTAGAAGATGTTTTGATATGGAAGTAGGCAAATAAGCCTACTCTTGCATTATTTTTACTTTTCTAGCTCTGTTTAGTTTAGCGCTGTCTTTAAAATAAGCTCTAACTTTATCCATACCAGTGTAAAAATCCTTCATCAAAACCAAGCATAAATAGCTACCAAATTCAGTTGGTTTTATCTTGCCATTTTCTTCGTATATGGCTTTTACAAATTTTAGTGCATTTAGTTCAAACCATAGCTCTTTTTTGATATCGCAGTTATTTTGAGCATTGTAGTTAGCTATATCTACGCCGCCATCAAAAAGCTGGGTTAGAAATATATATTGAAGTCTATCTTTGGTTTTAAACTCACAAGTTGCCATTACGGTACTTTGTTCGTTTTTTACCCTTGAGTTGTACTCATCTAAGTTAAAAGCATTTATCAAAAGTTTGCCATTTAAGAAGCTAAAAGCACCACTTCCAACGCCCACATACTCATAGTTTGATCCTACATATTCATCTGATAAGCCACTATCAAGCTTAGAAAATGCCCAAGCATTATTTTGGTGATAGTCTTTAAATTCATCTCTTATAATCTTGTAAAACTCATACTCATTATCTTCATTGCTTACACCAAGAGTTTTAGCAATGTTTTCTCTAGTAACTTCTGACTTCATAAGTGGATAGAGTGTAATTTGTTCTGGGTTTAGGTTTTTGGCTATATTTATATCTTTTAAAAGCTGCTCTTTTGTTTGAAAAGGGAAGTTAAATATGAGATCCAAACTCATAATAGGTAAAATTCCAATCGCATTTTCAAGTCTATCTATTAGTGACTTTTGATCTCCAAATCTCTCTAACCTTGAGACCTTTCTTAAAATATCATTATCAAAGCTTTGAACACCAACACTGAGTCTATCAATAACGCCTTTAAATCTCTTAAGCTGTTTTGGGTCTATGTGATTTGGATCTGTTTCGCAAGATATCTCTTTGACATTAAATAATTTTTTTATAAGTTCAAGTGTTTTTAATAGTTCATCTTCATCTATTAGTGTCGTTCCGCCACCTACATATAGTGAGTCAAATTCATATCCAGCACCTTTCATCTGATAAATTTCAGACCTTAAATTTTTAAAGTACTCTTTACAAAGATCATCTGAGTATTTATATTTGTGAAAAGAGCAATATGTACAAAACACATGGCAAAATGGTATATGTGCATAAAGCATATATT
The sequence above is a segment of the Campylobacter corcagiensis genome. Coding sequences within it:
- a CDS encoding Rid family hydrolase, with translation MKPNLILGKGGIGDTQKSFGYTTAVKIGNIVKISGQGGWDESGVNFPHKDIKDEIIQACDNVEWALNSAGASWKDVYSVTSYFTVPFTDEIHMVLSSEFNKRCGKSPIWTQLGVRELGNKPMRVEIVVEAFVE
- a CDS encoding nitroreductase family protein — its product is MEYIENIMQNRYSCREYKTKKIDDEVIKEIINLTRLTPSSLALEPWKFVVISKNLDKLGEICYNQSQVSNCSHAVVIMARTDLKSTDEYIMNIAKTRLRGRDKFLSMIASKADKKSKDELEGYASLQCYMALANLVNIAYSKGVKSCIIGGFDKEKLTKFLNLGDHLSPCIVVSLGLSDKESPKKIRKSLEDVLIWK
- a CDS encoding coproporphyrinogen III oxidase family protein, whose amino-acid sequence is MNVLQKFALNYGHNKMQKTLSNALDIDILDKEIKKVPDEGKEYMLYAHIPFCHVFCTYCSFHKYKYSDDLCKEYFKNLRSEIYQMKGAGYEFDSLYVGGGTTLIDEDELLKTLELIKKLFNVKEISCETDPNHIDPKQLKRFKGVIDRLSVGVQSFDNDILRKVSRLERFGDQKSLIDRLENAIGILPIMSLDLIFNFPFQTKEQLLKDINIAKNLNPEQITLYPLMKSEVTRENIAKTLGVSNEDNEYEFYKIIRDEFKDYHQNNAWAFSKLDSGLSDEYVGSNYEYVGVGSGAFSFLNGKLLINAFNLDEYNSRVKNEQSTVMATCEFKTKDRLQYIFLTQLFDGGVDIANYNAQNNCDIKKELWFELNALKFVKAIYEENGKIKPTEFGSYLCLVLMKDFYTGMDKVRAYFKDSAKLNRARKVKIMQE